CTTGGTCTAATCGAGGTAGTGCGTTAGAAGCGATAAGTAAATACAAGGAAGCCATTGCTAATTACGATCGTGCAATTGAAATTAATCCTGACTTTCATTTAGTTTGGTATAATCGCGGCATTTCATTAGAACATCTAGGTCAATATAGCGAGGCTATTCCCAATTTTGAGCGAGCAATTAAACTCAAACCTGACGATTATCAATCTTTGTTCCGGTTGGGCGTTGCGCTAGATAATCTAGGTTGGTATAAAGAAGCAATTATAAATCTCACTCTAGCAATTGAAATCAAGCCTGACTTTTCAGATGCTTGGTGTAGTTTAGGTGTTGTCCTAGAGAATTTAGGACAGTATAAAGAGGCAATAGCTAGCTATGAACAATCGATTAAACTTAAGCCTGACAATCTATATCAAGTTTGGGCTAATCGAGGTGCGGCATATGGGAGATTTAAAGGCTACCAATCACAAATTAATGCTTATTATCAAGCACTCCAAGAGATTCAGTGTAACGAGCATCCCGATCACTGGGGATTTTTATACAGGGATATTGGGCGTAGACATTACCATGAAGGCAACAGGGATCTAGAGAATTCAGAAATTTACTACAATCTCGCCCTCGACGGCTTTTATCAAATTCTCAAAACTCCTGCTTGTAAAAAATTTCCCCGACTTTTGTTAGATGTCTTTATCGATATTAGTAAAGTGTACCTTGTTCAAGAAAATGTCGAAGCTGCAAGTCATTACCATAATCAAGCTTTCGATATTTTCACAAAACTTCTGAACGAAAAACCTACATTTGAAGCAAAAAAATATCTTCAGCTTGAATACTATCAGTTACGTCGATTCGATGTTGATTACTTTATCATTAAAAACGATCCCATTCGTGCTCTTGAAGTAGCTGAACTCGATAAAAATAATTGCTTGACTTGGTTGCTTTCTAGCCTAGAGGAAAATACAATCAGCCCTAAACATGCTGAAATGAGACAGCTTCTTGCTCGATCTTCTGCTACCGAACAGACTGCAATCATTTACTGGCATTACAGCCCAGATACCTTAACAACCTTTATTCTCACAACAGGAGATATTCAGCCGCTAATCTGGAAAAGTCACAGAGCTACGGCAGCAAAACAACTAGAAGAATGGATCGAAGAATGGGATAAGCAGTATCGAAACTATGGGAGTAAAAAAGATGAGGGAGGTAAAGAAGATCGCTCTCATCATCCGTGGCGAATTAATTTGGCTGCCAATTTAACTCAACTTCAGGAGATTCTAGAAATCGATGGAATTTGTGCCCAATTGCCATCTACTTTAACCCACCTCATTCTAATTCCTCACGGCGATTTACATCGATTTCCGCTACATACCCTTTTTTTGAATAGTACAAAATTATTAAGATTGCAGAGTTGCACCTATCTTCCCTCGATTCAGATTGGGTTGAACTTACAACAGCGATCGACCTCAACTAAATCTTATACCCCTTTACTTAGCGTCGAAGATCCCGAAACTCATCAGGATGCAATGCCTTTTGCCCAAATTGAATCTACAATTGTACGACACTTATTGCAAAATCATACCCACATCAATTCTAAATCTGCTAATTTAGCTACCGTCAAAAATGCCCTTAAACAACCCCATGCCAGCTTTCACTTCACTGGACACGCTGCCTATAATTCCCGCACTCCTGAAGCTTCTGCCCTCTCATTAACAGACGAACCACTCACCGCCAAACAGATTAGTCAACTCAATTTATCTAGCTACAACCTCATCACCCTCGCTGCCTGTGAAACTGCAATTTCAGGCAGAGAAAAGATCGATATCGAATATGTCGGTTTAACCAGTGCGTTCCTTCAAGCTGGAGCTGCCAATATTCTCAGCACCCTATGGCAAGTCGATGAAATTGCTAATGCCTGGTTTACGATCTTCTTTTGTCAACAACTGTTAGCAGGTAAATCTCCTGCTGTTGCCCTCACATTGACTCAGCGATGGATGCAAAGCCTTACCTGGCGAAAACTCGCTGACTGGCTAGCTCAACTGAGCCAAATACCCGATCTCGAAATCGGCATAATTGATCGACTCAATGCTCGTATCACAAATACCCTTAACGCAGGGGGTACAATAGACTTAAATCAACCCACAAAATACAGTCATCCTTACTATTGGGCGGCATTTACACTTACTGGGGAGGGTTAAGATGAGCTTTTCCAAACAAATAATCGATCTGGAGGCACTGCTCTATGCCCTCGCGCAACAAACAGAACCTTTACCAGAATCATTACAGCAATCGCTAATTGAAGTCGGTCGATCTTTGCATGAAGATCGACCCGATACAGCTCGTGAATTACGAGCATTAATTCAGCAATATTCACCGTTAGAACTTGAATATCAACGGGCTTTAACTAAATGGGATGAGAACTATACTTCTCAAGAACGTGCGAAGACTTTAGATGCAACGTTTTCGATTGCATCGGGATTAGATGACTTATTTATAGAGCGTGTTCTACCAGCTACAAATTGGGTAACTGCTACAAAAAAATTAGCTAATAGTAGTAAATATCTTAAGCAGAGATCTCAATTTTTAGAACGAGGAGACCGAGTAGTTGCTTTAGCAAGTGGTGGTGCATTTCTAGGTGTACTGATTGCCCAAATTCCTGGTGCAGTTATTGGGGGGGTACTAGCTGGAGTCTATGCTTGGCTTAGTTTTCCAACAGTAGTGACAGGCAGGAAATAAGTAGGTGGTTCAGAAATATTTAATTGGAATTGGATTTTTACTAATAACAAGTTCAGCGATTCTTATTATAATTATAAGATATCGTCGCAATCAAAAATTGAACCTAACTTTTCAGGAAGCTTTCGATCTTGCATTAGCTATTTTTAGTGGTATGTCAGGTGCTTATGTCATATACCAAGCTATTAATCTTTTAGATACGCTGCTAAAACTAGTGGGAATTGAAGGAATTGTTGCTATGTGTTTAGGGGGATTGGCTTCGATTTGGTTTGCATTTGGTAAGATAAAAGAATTAATTGATAAACCTTGATTTTGATTAT
This is a stretch of genomic DNA from Chamaesiphon minutus PCC 6605. It encodes these proteins:
- a CDS encoding CHAT domain-containing protein, translated to MEHIRDYNTLIRELLAGIAGGWSYGDVTGWLTSKSIKESELAQWFREQEVPLGTDADLRGQFEGLAGLGQGELAETAGQLIRSWESEIDDAETWFSRGYNLFGLGRYEEEIANYKQAIKIYPDYFQPWYYQGIALGYLGQTEESIASFERAIEIAPNFHAGWYGQGIELDNLGRFEDAVSNFNRAIEIEPNFYQAWFKRGFSLGNLNKFEEAVSNFNRAVEIEPNHSPSWHCRGLALGQIGRYEDAIYSFERAIEIDSDEPEIWRDRGFAQINLDRYEEAIFSYERYLNIQINDCNIWFLRGVLLKYIDKYEEAETSLDRAIQINPDFFEAWCERGLVCFFLARNQDSIASYDRAIELNADLHEAWFGKGLTLKTIGQYKNAIASYDRAIEIKPDYYEAWSNRGSALEAISKYKEAIANYDRAIEINPDFHLVWYNRGISLEHLGQYSEAIPNFERAIKLKPDDYQSLFRLGVALDNLGWYKEAIINLTLAIEIKPDFSDAWCSLGVVLENLGQYKEAIASYEQSIKLKPDNLYQVWANRGAAYGRFKGYQSQINAYYQALQEIQCNEHPDHWGFLYRDIGRRHYHEGNRDLENSEIYYNLALDGFYQILKTPACKKFPRLLLDVFIDISKVYLVQENVEAASHYHNQAFDIFTKLLNEKPTFEAKKYLQLEYYQLRRFDVDYFIIKNDPIRALEVAELDKNNCLTWLLSSLEENTISPKHAEMRQLLARSSATEQTAIIYWHYSPDTLTTFILTTGDIQPLIWKSHRATAAKQLEEWIEEWDKQYRNYGSKKDEGGKEDRSHHPWRINLAANLTQLQEILEIDGICAQLPSTLTHLILIPHGDLHRFPLHTLFLNSTKLLRLQSCTYLPSIQIGLNLQQRSTSTKSYTPLLSVEDPETHQDAMPFAQIESTIVRHLLQNHTHINSKSANLATVKNALKQPHASFHFTGHAAYNSRTPEASALSLTDEPLTAKQISQLNLSSYNLITLAACETAISGREKIDIEYVGLTSAFLQAGAANILSTLWQVDEIANAWFTIFFCQQLLAGKSPAVALTLTQRWMQSLTWRKLADWLAQLSQIPDLEIGIIDRLNARITNTLNAGGTIDLNQPTKYSHPYYWAAFTLTGEG